One genomic segment of Marinitoga piezophila KA3 includes these proteins:
- a CDS encoding redox-sensing transcriptional repressor Rex, with translation MKNPKIPKPTIKRLAIYYRCLENKESAGIKKTSSKDLAESLGIKASQIRKDLSYFGEFGKRGVGYDIPKLMKSIKNILGLHRRWNVAIIGVGNLGSAIANYTGLEQNGFFIKAAFDKDKKKIGTQIAAGVLVYDIKELKKVCSEKNIEIAILSVPGKTAQKVADQLVETGIKGILNFTPIALQLPENIAVENVDFTVSLKALTYEIVSQYKEIYEVVEENNNNTEEQ, from the coding sequence ATGAAAAATCCAAAAATACCTAAACCAACAATTAAAAGATTGGCAATATATTATAGATGCCTCGAAAACAAGGAAAGTGCTGGAATAAAAAAAACATCATCTAAAGACCTTGCAGAATCACTTGGAATAAAAGCAAGTCAAATAAGAAAAGACTTATCTTATTTTGGAGAATTTGGAAAACGCGGTGTAGGATACGATATTCCAAAACTAATGAAGTCAATTAAAAATATTCTTGGTTTACACAGAAGATGGAATGTAGCTATCATTGGTGTAGGTAATCTTGGTTCAGCTATTGCAAATTATACCGGTTTGGAACAAAATGGTTTCTTTATAAAAGCTGCTTTTGATAAAGATAAGAAAAAAATCGGAACTCAAATCGCCGCAGGAGTTCTTGTGTATGATATCAAAGAGTTAAAAAAAGTTTGTTCTGAAAAAAATATAGAAATCGCTATATTATCAGTTCCTGGTAAAACTGCACAAAAGGTTGCTGATCAGTTAGTTGAAACAGGAATAAAGGGAATTTTGAATTTTACACCTATAGCTTTACAATTGCCGGAAAATATTGCTGTTGAAAATGTTGATTTCACAGTTTCATTAAAGGCATTAACTTATGAAATTGTTTCTCAATATAAAGAAATATACGAAGTTGTCGAAGAAAACAATAATAATACTGAAGAACAATAA
- the rsmI gene encoding 16S rRNA (cytidine(1402)-2'-O)-methyltransferase: MGKLYIIGTPIGNLKDISLRAVETLKESDVIFVEDKRVTVKLLNSLEIGKKELFTFSEYNANKVLKKALDIVKQKNICSLVSDAGMPVISDPGYQLINKCWEEGIEIDIIPGPNAPSAAIALSGFPGSKYMFYGFLPRGKNKRRVLRNIKDIDILFVFFESPQRLVNTLKEILEIIGDRDIFIAREMTKIHQELFRGKVSEALAHFSENKVRGEITVVLSGRDSNNETV, from the coding sequence ATGGGAAAATTATACATAATTGGAACACCAATTGGAAATTTGAAGGATATATCTTTAAGAGCTGTTGAAACTCTAAAAGAATCCGACGTTATTTTCGTTGAAGACAAGAGAGTTACCGTAAAATTACTAAATAGTCTTGAAATTGGAAAAAAAGAATTATTTACTTTTAGCGAATATAATGCAAACAAAGTACTTAAAAAAGCTCTTGATATTGTAAAGCAAAAAAACATTTGTTCTCTTGTTAGCGACGCTGGTATGCCTGTTATTTCTGATCCGGGATACCAATTGATTAATAAATGCTGGGAGGAAGGAATAGAAATTGACATTATTCCGGGTCCAAATGCTCCTTCTGCTGCAATTGCTTTAAGTGGATTCCCTGGATCTAAATATATGTTTTATGGCTTTTTACCAAGAGGAAAAAATAAAAGAAGAGTTTTAAGAAATATAAAGGATATCGATATACTTTTCGTATTTTTCGAATCCCCACAACGTCTTGTCAATACATTAAAAGAAATTCTGGAAATTATTGGCGATAGGGATATTTTTATAGCTCGTGAAATGACGAAAATACATCAGGAATTATTTAGAGGAAAGGTAAGCGAAGCATTGGCTCATTTTTCTGAAAATAAGGTTCGTGGTGAAATTACTGTAGTTTTATCCGGGAGAGATAGCAATAATGAAACAGTTTAA
- the xseA gene encoding exodeoxyribonuclease VII large subunit, which yields MKQFKDLISLIDWVSSELKTTELFSDSITFIGDISRAKLSTSKDLFIEVSQRLGTGKTYKINIFLSRYYVKTLLENLELKDVSDLENKSWKIVGRLSFWPSSSNIAITLKSLSPVGESKLEKRRRVILNKLKLEGLLRTANNTLEMLPPIKKIAVISSETAAGYGDFVKNINKTKYPPLIHLYPSPMQGVEVPVGIISALKNILKSKIDYDLVVIIRGGGSQADLMYFDDFNLAQHIAYFSNNKIPIVTGIGHEQDTTILDFVSYIRFSTPTEVARAINNQIEFFHQTLHEKFQNIIYEINSNFTTTEIKLKNLSENLSIYFNNITKNQENYLKEMSNKINNINKFFEMNEKALNSRLDFINLISNHINNKLINFSSVINNEKNLIQKNMENKLNMSFQRIDELYIKITQNSPFSAFLSNGAIVIQNGEIVNTIKNLKIDPVEIKFKDGEAKGKIESINYYNNIGGEKNDNR from the coding sequence ATGAAACAGTTTAAAGATTTAATTTCTTTAATAGATTGGGTAAGTTCAGAATTAAAAACAACTGAATTATTTTCTGATTCTATTACTTTTATAGGAGATATATCAAGAGCTAAATTAAGTACCTCAAAAGATTTATTCATTGAGGTGTCTCAGCGTTTAGGAACTGGTAAAACATACAAAATAAACATATTCCTTTCACGTTATTATGTAAAAACTTTACTTGAAAATTTAGAATTAAAAGATGTTTCTGATTTAGAAAATAAAAGCTGGAAAATTGTTGGAAGATTATCTTTTTGGCCATCATCTTCAAATATTGCTATTACTTTAAAATCTCTTTCACCAGTAGGTGAATCCAAACTTGAAAAACGTAGAAGAGTCATTTTAAATAAGCTTAAATTGGAAGGTCTTTTAAGAACAGCAAATAATACTTTGGAAATGTTACCTCCAATAAAAAAAATAGCTGTAATTTCTTCAGAAACTGCAGCTGGTTATGGAGATTTTGTAAAAAATATAAACAAAACAAAATATCCACCATTAATCCATCTTTATCCATCACCCATGCAGGGGGTAGAAGTTCCTGTAGGGATAATAAGTGCTTTAAAAAATATTTTAAAATCAAAAATAGATTATGATTTAGTAGTTATTATAAGAGGTGGCGGTTCTCAGGCTGATTTAATGTATTTTGATGATTTTAATCTGGCTCAACATATAGCTTATTTTTCAAATAACAAAATTCCAATTGTTACTGGTATAGGGCACGAACAGGATACCACAATTCTTGATTTTGTTTCATATATAAGATTTTCAACTCCAACCGAAGTTGCAAGGGCTATTAATAATCAAATTGAGTTCTTTCACCAAACATTACATGAAAAATTTCAGAATATTATATATGAAATAAACTCTAATTTTACAACAACAGAAATTAAGCTAAAAAACTTATCTGAAAATCTATCCATTTATTTTAATAACATCACAAAAAATCAAGAAAATTACTTAAAGGAAATGTCGAATAAAATCAATAACATAAACAAATTCTTTGAAATGAATGAGAAAGCACTTAATTCCAGATTAGATTTTATAAACTTAATTTCAAATCATATTAATAATAAACTGATAAACTTTTCTTCTGTAATTAATAATGAAAAAAATCTTATTCAAAAAAATATGGAAAATAAATTAAATATGTCCTTTCAACGCATTGATGAATTATATATCAAAATAACTCAAAATAGCCCATTTAGTGCATTTTTAAGCAACGGTGCAATTGTCATTCAAAATGGAGAAATTGTCAATACCATAAAAAATTTAAAAATAGATCCTGTAGAAATCAAATTCAAAGATGGTGAAGCCAAAGGGAAAATAGAAAGTATAAATTATTATAACAATATTGGAGGAGAAAAAAATGACAATAGATGA
- a CDS encoding glycosyltransferase, translating into MLQIILYSLILSMMFQLLGKYINLYRTMFKMKDLKDIQHPKITIIIPTYNEEKVIEKSILSIEKNSYKNYEIIVIDDNSKDNTYKILKDLENKFSNLKVFKKKGKQGKPQSLNEAFEYASGDVILFLDADAILPDDYLEKHIRYFANKNTEMIYVDFEAYNYHKKLIFDYQEIYFEFSRNILYSNIFSKAVFMGNGVFIKKDILKKIMPIDVNTLVDDVHMAIKLNEIGITQFFIIEPKTEIQYATSLKDLFFQHKRWYIGGLEEFFKASVNKRFDVFILNAFVIIMLFIPIFAVAISFKYPLLTKNILLYYFTIIWGTLLASVFLNKKIKLPGIIFNSLITIPFMIIFEYIIVFNSFISLFKKERIWYKVNRDEVK; encoded by the coding sequence ATGTTGCAAATAATATTATATTCACTTATTTTATCCATGATGTTCCAGTTGCTGGGTAAATATATAAATTTATATAGAACAATGTTTAAAATGAAAGATTTAAAGGATATACAACATCCTAAAATCACTATAATCATACCAACTTATAACGAAGAAAAGGTTATAGAAAAAAGTATTCTAAGTATTGAAAAGAATTCATATAAAAATTACGAAATAATTGTAATTGATGACAATTCAAAAGACAATACTTATAAAATATTAAAAGATTTAGAAAACAAATTTTCAAATCTCAAAGTTTTTAAAAAAAAGGGAAAACAGGGAAAACCACAATCATTAAATGAGGCCTTTGAATATGCTTCAGGGGATGTTATATTATTCTTAGATGCTGATGCTATTCTTCCAGATGATTATCTTGAAAAACATATAAGATACTTTGCCAATAAAAATACAGAAATGATATATGTAGACTTTGAAGCTTATAATTACCATAAAAAATTAATCTTTGATTATCAGGAAATCTATTTTGAATTTAGTAGAAATATTTTATATTCAAATATATTTTCAAAAGCTGTTTTTATGGGAAACGGTGTATTTATTAAAAAAGATATTCTTAAAAAAATTATGCCAATAGATGTAAATACCCTTGTTGATGACGTACACATGGCAATAAAATTAAATGAAATAGGTATTACACAGTTTTTTATCATTGAACCAAAAACAGAAATTCAATACGCAACTTCTTTAAAAGATTTATTTTTTCAACATAAAAGATGGTATATTGGAGGATTAGAAGAATTTTTTAAAGCATCTGTTAATAAAAGGTTTGATGTATTTATATTAAATGCTTTCGTTATTATAATGCTTTTTATTCCAATTTTTGCTGTTGCTATATCCTTTAAATATCCATTACTCACAAAAAATATTTTATTATACTACTTTACAATAATCTGGGGAACTCTATTAGCCTCTGTTTTCTTAAACAAAAAAATTAAACTTCCTGGAATTATTTTTAATTCATTAATCACAATACCTTTTATGATTATTTTTGAATATATTATTGTATTCAATTCATTTATTTCATTATTTAAAAAAGAAAGAATATGGTACAAAGTTAATAGAGATGAGGTAAAGTAA
- a CDS encoding aldo/keto reductase, which translates to MVVNLSNSGLHLSRIIHGMMRLNTWGYTIDEFEYFIEKVMDLGITTFDHADIYGNGECEEIFGRLLERNPEIRKKMQLISKCGIIRKSDKFPDRRVKHYNTSKEHIIESVEKSLKNLHTDYLDLLLIHRPDPFMNPDEIAEAFYELKKSGKVLYFGVSNFTIQQFKTLQSRLSFPLITNQIEISPYNLEHFFNENIYFLLEKRINPMAWSPLSGGKLFDPDDDRGERIKKALKEVAKDFGISEIEKIVYAWLLNHPVGILPIVGSGKIERIKNAVEALEITLTREQWFMIYEASLGYKVP; encoded by the coding sequence ATGGTTGTAAACTTATCTAACAGCGGATTACATCTTTCAAGAATAATACATGGAATGATGAGATTAAACACCTGGGGATACACAATAGATGAATTTGAATATTTTATAGAAAAAGTCATGGATCTTGGTATTACCACATTTGACCATGCTGATATATATGGAAATGGAGAATGCGAAGAAATATTTGGAAGGTTATTAGAAAGAAATCCCGAAATTCGAAAAAAAATGCAACTTATTTCAAAATGTGGAATAATAAGAAAATCGGATAAATTTCCAGATAGGCGTGTAAAACACTATAACACGAGTAAAGAACATATAATAGAATCTGTAGAAAAATCTTTAAAAAATCTTCATACCGATTATCTTGATTTACTTTTAATTCATAGACCCGATCCGTTTATGAATCCAGATGAAATCGCTGAAGCCTTTTATGAACTAAAAAAATCAGGAAAAGTATTATATTTTGGTGTTTCTAATTTTACAATACAACAGTTTAAAACTTTGCAATCGCGTTTAAGTTTTCCTTTAATAACAAATCAAATAGAAATTTCACCTTATAATCTAGAACACTTTTTCAATGAAAATATATATTTTTTACTTGAAAAAAGAATTAATCCAATGGCATGGTCTCCATTATCTGGCGGTAAATTATTTGACCCTGATGATGATAGGGGAGAAAGAATCAAAAAAGCTTTAAAAGAAGTGGCAAAAGATTTTGGAATTTCAGAAATTGAAAAAATAGTATATGCATGGTTATTAAACCATCCTGTTGGTATTTTACCAATTGTTGGAAGTGGGAAAATTGAAAGAATCAAAAATGCTGTAGAAGCTCTGGAAATAACCTTAACCCGCGAACAATGGTTTATGATTTATGAAGCTTCATTAGGATATAAAGTTCCTTAA
- a CDS encoding 1-phosphofructokinase family hexose kinase gives MIFTLTMNPSLDRYIYIDKLIPDDTIRAKKIKDYPAGKGIDVSRVIKELGGVSVAVALLGGDNGRKIEEMLDQEGVIYSSVRISHETRMNIILEEETQYRMSMPGEHVKREKLQKVFDILQLLVREGDTVAISGSLPKGVDPDYYTGLIFSLKQWGAEVFFDADGKNLIAGLDAEPDCIKPNTHELSRLLGKDVPEDDKYEIAREARYVLEKYHLDEILVSMGKYGSVYANWDMAMYAYPVDLEVKSAVGAGDSFLAGYILKKNEGIEEGFRWANAAGNAAVLTPGTELCKKEDVLKLLPQIKIEML, from the coding sequence ATGATTTTTACATTAACAATGAATCCAAGTTTAGACAGGTATATTTATATTGACAAGCTTATACCCGATGACACAATAAGAGCAAAAAAAATAAAAGATTATCCAGCAGGAAAGGGGATAGACGTTTCAAGAGTAATAAAAGAATTAGGCGGTGTTTCAGTAGCTGTTGCATTATTAGGTGGGGATAACGGTCGAAAAATAGAAGAAATGCTTGACCAGGAAGGTGTAATATATTCTTCAGTTAGAATATCCCATGAAACACGTATGAATATAATCCTTGAAGAAGAAACTCAATACAGAATGAGTATGCCTGGAGAACATGTTAAAAGAGAAAAACTTCAAAAAGTTTTTGACATCTTACAATTGCTGGTAAGAGAAGGAGATACTGTTGCTATATCAGGAAGTTTACCAAAAGGTGTTGATCCTGATTATTATACTGGTCTTATCTTTTCATTAAAACAATGGGGAGCAGAAGTTTTCTTTGATGCTGATGGAAAAAATTTAATTGCTGGTCTTGATGCTGAACCAGATTGTATTAAGCCGAATACTCATGAATTATCCCGTTTATTGGGAAAAGATGTCCCTGAAGATGATAAATATGAAATTGCCAGAGAAGCACGATATGTTCTTGAAAAATATCATTTAGATGAAATACTTGTATCAATGGGAAAATATGGAAGTGTTTATGCTAATTGGGATATGGCTATGTATGCTTATCCTGTTGATTTAGAAGTAAAAAGTGCAGTTGGAGCCGGTGATTCATTCTTAGCTGGATATATATTGAAAAAAAACGAAGGAATTGAAGAAGGATTTAGATGGGCAAATGCTGCAGGAAATGCTGCTGTATTAACTCCAGGAACAGAATTATGCAAAAAAGAAGATGTCTTAAAGCTACTTCCACAAATAAAAATTGAAATGTTATAA
- the pyrE gene encoding orotate phosphoribosyltransferase — translation MEIMEILKKTNAILNGHFLLSSGLHSDTYIQCAQALKYPEYAEMLGKALSEKFNEKPDYVVSPALGGLIIGYEVARGLKTPFLFTERNKEGVMELRRNFFIEENAKVIIIEDVITTGKSTLEVVKALEKYKPQIIGIGCIVNRSKKKDLNNIKIQSLVEIDAKTYEPDNCPLCKENIPAVKPGSRK, via the coding sequence ATGGAAATAATGGAGATATTGAAAAAGACAAATGCAATATTAAATGGACATTTTTTATTATCCTCAGGGTTGCATTCAGATACATATATTCAATGTGCTCAGGCTTTAAAATATCCAGAATATGCAGAGATGCTTGGAAAAGCTTTGTCAGAAAAATTTAATGAGAAACCTGATTATGTTGTTTCTCCTGCGCTTGGAGGATTGATTATTGGATATGAAGTTGCAAGAGGACTTAAAACACCGTTTTTATTTACCGAAAGAAATAAGGAAGGAGTTATGGAGCTTAGAAGAAACTTTTTTATTGAAGAGAATGCAAAGGTTATTATTATAGAGGATGTAATTACAACAGGGAAATCCACATTGGAGGTTGTAAAGGCTCTTGAAAAGTATAAGCCGCAGATTATTGGCATTGGTTGTATTGTAAATAGAAGCAAGAAAAAAGATCTTAATAATATTAAAATTCAATCATTGGTAGAAATTGATGCAAAAACATATGAACCAGACAATTGCCCCTTATGTAAAGAGAATATTCCAGCAGTAAAACCTGGAAGTAGAAAATAA
- the pyrF gene encoding orotidine-5'-phosphate decarboxylase: MLEKYLKRRESKKSVLFAGLDSDFEKIDGDVLDFNKKIIDETSDIVCGYKLNIAFYEKMGHKGIEILEKTIEYIKQDESIPIILDAKRSDIGNTAAAYAYYYFNVLKVDSLTVNPLMGFDTMLPYLEYQNAHLFALALTTNKGAYDFEIPEKLYLKITKMMNEKNKEYKNKIGIVVGATNSEFIDEIVENSEDMLFLIPGIGAQQGNVEKLFRNLKGYKNIVINVSRGIIFNENPREKAKEYNELISKYYNF; encoded by the coding sequence ATGCTTGAAAAATATTTGAAAAGAAGAGAAAGTAAAAAATCCGTTTTGTTTGCGGGATTGGATAGTGATTTTGAAAAAATAGATGGAGATGTTCTGGATTTTAATAAAAAGATTATTGATGAAACTTCTGATATTGTATGTGGTTATAAATTAAATATAGCTTTTTATGAGAAGATGGGACATAAAGGTATTGAAATACTGGAAAAAACAATTGAATATATAAAACAGGATGAGAGTATTCCAATAATTCTCGATGCTAAAAGAAGTGATATAGGAAATACAGCAGCAGCTTATGCATATTATTACTTTAATGTATTAAAAGTTGATTCATTGACGGTAAATCCTCTAATGGGATTTGATACAATGCTTCCATACCTCGAATATCAAAATGCACATCTATTTGCATTGGCATTAACAACAAACAAAGGGGCTTATGATTTTGAAATTCCGGAAAAATTATATTTGAAAATAACAAAGATGATGAATGAAAAGAATAAGGAATATAAAAATAAAATTGGAATTGTAGTGGGAGCTACAAATAGTGAATTTATTGATGAAATAGTTGAAAATTCAGAAGACATGCTTTTTTTAATACCGGGAATCGGAGCACAGCAGGGAAATGTAGAGAAATTATTCAGAAATCTTAAAGGATATAAGAATATTGTAATAAATGTTTCAAGGGGTATTATATTCAATGAAAATCCACGTGAAAAGGCTAAGGAATACAATGAATTAATTTCAAAATACTATAATTTCTAA
- a CDS encoding dihydroorotate dehydrogenase: MVNICGIEFKNPIIIASGPGGNGQELAKYIDLNKLGGFTAKTVTPDEKEGNPPPRIVNVKAGILNSIGLQNPGIDKFIEDDLNFLDSLDTNVILSIGGDKKEDYLNLIERLNDSKAVIFELNLSCPNVGKNGIPLGIDKEGIYSLVKEAKKISKKPIFIKLGVETFLEDLVESAVKGGVDGVTLINSPKGLKIDINTGKPILKRAVGGFSGPAIKPIALATVYRIRKVFRDLPIIGMGGVFTFEDAIEFIMAGANLVGIGAGVMSDPERPINIIKELEEYFKVHDYQKIFNCALEG, from the coding sequence ATGGTAAATATATGTGGGATAGAATTTAAAAATCCTATAATAATAGCTTCCGGTCCCGGGGGAAATGGTCAGGAATTGGCAAAATATATAGATTTAAATAAATTAGGAGGTTTTACAGCAAAAACGGTTACACCAGATGAAAAAGAAGGAAATCCACCACCACGTATTGTAAATGTAAAGGCTGGTATATTAAATTCTATAGGTTTGCAAAATCCTGGAATAGATAAATTTATAGAAGATGATTTGAATTTTCTTGATTCACTGGATACAAATGTGATTTTAAGTATAGGTGGTGACAAAAAAGAAGATTATTTGAATCTAATAGAAAGATTAAACGATAGTAAAGCAGTTATATTTGAATTAAACCTTTCATGTCCAAATGTAGGTAAAAATGGAATTCCACTTGGAATTGATAAAGAAGGTATTTATTCGCTTGTAAAAGAAGCAAAGAAGATATCCAAAAAACCTATATTTATAAAACTTGGTGTGGAAACATTTCTTGAAGATCTTGTTGAAAGTGCTGTAAAAGGTGGAGTTGATGGAGTAACGCTTATTAATTCACCCAAAGGTCTTAAAATAGATATAAATACCGGAAAACCAATATTAAAAAGAGCAGTTGGTGGCTTTAGCGGACCGGCTATAAAACCTATAGCACTTGCAACTGTGTATAGAATAAGAAAAGTCTTTAGAGATTTGCCAATTATAGGAATGGGTGGTGTATTTACTTTTGAAGATGCAATAGAGTTTATAATGGCCGGGGCAAATCTTGTTGGAATTGGAGCAGGAGTTATGTCTGATCCAGAACGACCAATAAATATTATAAAAGAATTAGAAGAATATTTTAAAGTACATGACTATCAAAAAATATTTAACTGCGCATTGGAGGGATAA
- a CDS encoding FAD-binding oxidoreductase yields MKCKVIGKENTENYLFLSVETSEIINVLPGQFFMVKTEDYDFPKPFSVIFQKGKVIEFLIAVVGDLTGRLKKLKIGDFIDIRGPYGKSFIETIDKNKKYILIGGDCGSAPLMHFKNEYPELVENEYYGFRTNEIKSILDTDKLHIDEEEGISVIERIKRENPSKNTGFLVCGSLNMIKAVKNEFKGYKVYASLEARMGCGVGMCKGCPIKTKDGIKMICKDGPVFDLSEVDLEW; encoded by the coding sequence ATGAAATGTAAGGTTATAGGAAAAGAGAATACAGAGAATTATTTGTTTCTTTCAGTAGAAACATCTGAAATAATAAATGTTTTACCAGGTCAGTTTTTTATGGTAAAAACAGAGGATTATGATTTTCCAAAACCATTTTCAGTTATTTTTCAAAAAGGAAAGGTAATAGAATTTTTAATTGCTGTAGTTGGAGATTTAACAGGAAGATTAAAAAAATTGAAGATAGGAGATTTTATTGATATTAGAGGGCCTTATGGAAAGTCATTTATAGAAACTATAGATAAAAATAAAAAATATATTCTCATAGGCGGAGATTGTGGTTCAGCACCTCTTATGCATTTTAAAAATGAATATCCTGAGCTTGTGGAAAATGAATATTATGGTTTTAGAACAAATGAGATAAAAAGTATTTTGGATACGGATAAATTACATATTGACGAGGAAGAAGGAATTTCAGTTATTGAAAGAATAAAAAGAGAAAATCCATCAAAGAATACAGGATTTCTTGTGTGTGGAAGTTTAAATATGATAAAAGCAGTAAAAAATGAATTTAAAGGATATAAGGTTTATGCATCATTAGAAGCAAGAATGGGATGTGGCGTCGGAATGTGTAAAGGATGTCCTATAAAGACTAAAGATGGAATTAAGATGATTTGTAAAGATGGTCCCGTTTTTGATTTAAGTGAGGTGGATTTAGAATGGTAA
- a CDS encoding dihydroorotase has protein sequence MRVLIKNGDIISHSTSGKKDILIEDNIIVDIAKNIKDDVDKIIDAEGLTIIPGIIDMHVHLREPGFEYKETIESGLKAAVHGGVTTVGVMPNTSPAMDSLTTLQFVVEKSKRVNLAKVMPISAITKERKGKDLVNIEEHIKNGFKFFSDDGSPVYDSEIMFKALKETKKYDGIVIDHCEDSRFGNTPLFESLNIARNIEIAKYLDAHIHIAHISTKNSIDLLKYAKSNKIKATCEITFHHLLLENHGKSNPIYKINPPLPDKNTQKYLIDNFEYIDIIISDHAPHSMEEKSRDYNQAPPGISGLDIFFPAIYTVSRKYNIPLSDIVEKVTYNPAKIFNLEKVGDIKTGYFADITIVDLNSKWDGKIYSKGKNMPYKELEGKVVMTIVNGEIKYDERMNENEM, from the coding sequence GTGAGAGTTTTAATTAAAAATGGGGATATTATTTCACATTCAACATCAGGGAAAAAGGATATTTTAATTGAAGATAATATTATTGTTGATATAGCGAAAAATATTAAAGATGATGTTGATAAAATAATTGATGCAGAAGGATTAACTATTATTCCGGGGATTATAGATATGCATGTTCATTTAAGAGAACCTGGATTTGAATATAAAGAGACAATAGAAAGCGGCCTTAAGGCCGCTGTTCATGGAGGAGTAACTACTGTTGGAGTAATGCCAAATACTTCTCCGGCAATGGATTCATTAACAACGCTTCAATTTGTTGTAGAAAAAAGCAAAAGAGTAAATCTTGCAAAGGTTATGCCTATAAGCGCAATTACTAAGGAAAGAAAAGGAAAAGATCTTGTTAATATTGAAGAACATATAAAAAATGGATTTAAATTCTTTTCAGATGATGGCTCCCCGGTTTATGATTCAGAAATAATGTTTAAAGCATTAAAAGAAACAAAAAAATATGATGGAATAGTTATTGACCATTGTGAAGATAGTAGATTTGGAAATACACCCTTATTTGAATCGTTAAATATAGCAAGAAATATAGAGATAGCAAAGTATTTAGATGCACATATACATATAGCCCATATTTCAACTAAGAATTCAATAGATTTATTAAAATACGCAAAAAGCAATAAAATAAAGGCAACATGCGAAATTACATTTCATCATTTATTACTCGAAAATCACGGGAAAAGTAATCCAATATACAAAATAAATCCGCCATTGCCGGATAAAAATACACAAAAATACTTAATAGATAATTTTGAATATATAGATATTATAATTAGCGATCATGCACCACATTCAATGGAAGAAAAATCAAGGGATTATAATCAGGCGCCACCAGGAATATCCGGGCTTGATATATTTTTTCCGGCAATTTATACAGTATCCAGAAAATACAATATTCCATTGTCAGATATTGTAGAAAAGGTTACATATAATCCTGCGAAGATTTTTAATTTAGAGAAGGTAGGAGATATAAAAACTGGATATTTTGCAGATATAACTATTGTAGATTTGAATTCAAAATGGGATGGAAAAATATATTCAAAAGGAAAAAATATGCCGTATAAGGAATTGGAAGGTAAAGTAGTAATGACTATTGTAAATGGTGAAATAAAATACGATGAAAGGATGAATGAAAATGAAATGTAA